A segment of the Ipomoea triloba cultivar NCNSP0323 chromosome 1, ASM357664v1 genome:
atcatttaccaaacagggtcattatatttaattatgctAGTCATTACACATTGTATATTAGCCCATCATATTAATGTGAAGTgtttaagttttttgtaaccAAAATAATAACAAGTAAAACTCTAAAGTGGTGTGGAAATTGCAATAATACGGGCCATCCATCTTAATTAAGTTGATAGACAGTTTGAACCTTAGACCCTTTCCAATTTTGAATCTTTTGCACCTTTTATCTGCTGCCCTGGCCCTGcctgctatatatatatgtaactatGTAAGCCCTAGCTCCAAagtcaaaattaaaaacaatcgCTTTTCAAGCTTATATATACGCGGTGGTGACCGAAAGACATTTTATTTCCTTCATAGTTAATTCTCTCTTTGATCTCCACTTCATATAAAAAAATGCCTATGTTTCCCACCCTTTTCGGTTCTCTCAATATGGCATTTTACAGTTGGTTTATCTTCAACTGCCACAATCCTAACGACGATGCCAATTCAGTTCTTACGTTTCTCACCTCAGTTCTCCTCAACTTTCTTGTCCTAAAGTTCCAGTCCCTCGATACCACACCCTTTCAAACCCACCCCAAAACCACTTACGTTTCCGTCGCCGCCTTCCTAGGTTATGTCGTGGCGCGTGCAACTCACCTCAGGTTGTCTTCATGGCTTCGCTACCGCCCCACCTACGCGTATGCTGTGAACCACTTTGCGTTAACGTTTGGGTCGTTGGCGGTGGTTTCTTTAGCGTCTCTGTTGTTTCCTGACAGAGCGAGGCCGGTTCTTTACGTGCTCTCTGTGGTGCTCCTCGCGGCTGAACCGGGCTTCATGGTGTACAAGACGATGAGGGAGTATCAGATTCAGGTCCGCCGGCGCCGCCGCATGTGTGCGTTGTTTGTGAGTCTGACGAGGATCATGGCTTTCCGCCGCCGTGTACAGCGGCAGTTGGAGTTGGAGATCCTCCCAGCGTGACTACTCACTAGCTTCAATTCATACGTAGTGTGTTCTATCATGTAAAATAATAGTGCATGTGAATGCAAGTTccttattaggaaaaaattatgttgTGCAATAATCACGTGTGTAATTACTATTTGAGGGCGGGCAATTAAGTAAATTCTGGGCCTTGGTTATCCATAGTTGATTGACTCAAAATAAAAGAAGGTCAAGATCAAAGGTTATTCAAttgagagttgaacttgtaattgTGTGATTATTAAAGTAATTTCGATGTGATTGCTTGtttgttttataattattatttcatgATCTGTACTCAACTTATAGGTTGAATGATATGGTGTTTTAGTAAATTGATTATGCTAAGGTTGTAAATTCTGAtatgagaaatatatatatatatatatatatatatatatatatatatatatatatatatatatatatatttcattttttatgttaattatacaattacaaCATGTGACTCAATTGTTTGTTGTGTTAGTTTTGATTGAATTGTTAATAAGTATCCCAATGTAAAAACACAAATTGAGCTCAGTATAATCATATAAATGAACCTCTAAATTTATGATTCAAactcatgaacttttaaatttagGATTGAAACTTATGAACCTTTAAAAAATAGGATTGAAACTTATGAACCTTTAAAAATAGATTGAAACTTATAGATTAAGAAGAGTGTGTAGGTACTCCAGGGAGGTTCATGGATTAGGGAAACGGTTCAAATGAGCTAATTAAGGGGTCAAGGGAGCGGTCAACTTAGATATAACTACTCTTTTGCAAAAGTCATACTCTTATTTGTATCATACttcatatattaaaacagaatgATGAAATTCTGTAAAATAGACAAATATTATTGTTAAAATGTACCCAATATCTCTACATAAGTTTAATAACCATAAAGTTTCAAGTTAGATTCCCAACCGGAGCCGGTCTCACTCAAAAATGAAACGTGATGAGCTGATGGGAAATGCTACAGCTGAGAAAGATCCAAGTACCAGAACAGAAGTTGAAAATCAACACAAAAATTCTTGACACTTGTGCACCTGCTAGTCTGACTTTGACTTACTACAACAAGCTCTGATAAACCATTTCCACTGTCACAACATAACACTTTATGTAATATATCCTCCACATTTCTTTAAGGAAAATGATAGAGTATAACTCCCACCACACCACATGTACAAATACTATAGTATTACtctttctttaatatattatctacAACCATTCTTGCCTTGTCCCCCCTCTAGCAGCCAAGGCTCTAcccacaatataataataaaggtcACATGTATTCTCTACATATATATGCACCTCACTTCTCAACTGCTGAAAAACATTGCAGATAAATACATTTAGCAAGCTGATgaacaaaattttgattttagatAAGCATCTGTTTCCAGAATAAATATAAGAAACAAGCCAACTATGAGGCAAGCACAGAGAAGTGTGGTTGTTCTAAGCCAAAGCATTTCCTTGGTTATATTTGCCATACCAATTAACTTCCATACAGGCATAACAAAATTCACAGCACCACAGAGTTGCATCAAATCCAGGGAGTTGGTACAGGAAAAACAAAGAACAAAGAATTTTAGGTCATGATCAAATTCATGAAATTAAAACCACGGCTTCAACTGAAGTAGCCAAATTCTATTCCATATTCCATATCTTGTCCTTTACATATCTTAAGCATCCACCAGGCACCAACTACAAAAACTACCAATGTATCCTCCTCACTGACACTCCGAGATGAGAAAGGAACTAAACAGATAAACAACTGTTGATGAACTTCAGATAATAAGGTAGCATTCTTTTTCCTTCAGGGTAACTAAGTATATATGTTTATACCTCCAATTGAGGCACCATTATAGCAAACTGTAAAGCTCTCCGATCTTCATAAATTTCTTAAGGATATAAACATCTGCAAGACACATTATAATCTCTTTAGCAAAATTTTAGCAACAAAAAAGGACGCAATCCCCTGCATTCCATTTAGCACAGTTGTGGTCACGGTTGCAGATATCATCTTTGCAAGATAATCAAGAATTCAGCTACATTATCTCCCATGTGGAATTTACATCTACAATAAACAATCAATTCCTCAGACCTCAGTTCCATATGTTTAAAATTAGGAACATTTAAATGCAGAAAACACAGACACATATACAGAAGATTGAGGGAAAAGAGTTCACCTGTGATTCGTGAGCTCGATAGGAGTCAACTGAGAGTCCTGCCAAATATAATCCAGGGAGAACATTCTGCAGTGCAGGGCAATGATGAATAAGCACAGTTACTTATTATGCAGATATGAAGGAGGATtataaaaatggagaaaaaaggGAATTCTTTTACATTGACTAGCTTCTGGACGTTTCTGGGCCGTTTCTTGGGCCGGCGAGCAGGTCTGGACCCAGTCAAGGAATACACGTCTTCCTCAATCTCTTCCTTGGACAGGGAGATCCACAGCTTCCGCTTCTTCTCCAGCCATTGATGCCCCCCTTGCCCTTGCCCCACTCCTTCCACAATCCCTCTCAGCCGCTGGGACTTAGGCATATGGTTATGGCTCTTCTCCGCCTCCGCCATTTCACCGCTCCTCAACGACGCAGTTAAACTCGCCTTCCTCGGCCTCAGATTCCACGTCCTGGTCTCTCCTTCCTCCGGGATCACCACGACGCCGTTTCGCTCCGATTCCGGTTCGCGCGGTGTCGGTGGGCGCTCCTTCTCGGCGGAGCACGGGGAGGGGGAGAAGCGGGGCTGTGATCCGGGCGGAGGGAGGTCGGAGTCGGAACCTCCGTCGGAGACGGAACGGTGGCGGTTGGGGTGGGGATGTGAGTCGCGGCGGCGGAAGCGGTGGTTGGCGGTGGAGTTGTGGCCCCACCTCAGCTGCGATAAAAAGAAATTGTGGAGTGGTTGCGGCCTCTCCGGCGCTGTTGCCATTGTAGAAGCGTAAGAACCGATGTTCATACAACACTGTTTGAATGTATCTTTGGTGGAGAGTGAGTGAATTAACAGAAGATTTTTTTGGTGAAAGGAAGACGGAGAAGGAGAGATGAGTTACTGGtaaggtgtatatatatatatatgacgtaaggaggaggaggaggaggcgcGGTGCGCACATATACGTACACCGCCGGAGTTTCTATGAGTATTTTCTGGCGATTAACATTTAacgctctatatatatatatattttttttttatttatttatataaataaaaacctCAGCGCCCGGCACTCATCCGGCGAAAAGACTTGGTTGCCCTTGATATCGTTCGCCACGGCCACGCCTTCTTCTACCTACATCTGTTTCTCTCTGAGAATTTTGGAATTTGACTACTTCAAGAAGAATTAGTCCAATAAATAACTTTGagtaaatatccaatttaatccTACATGATTTTTATGCttaattaaatagttaaattcTTAGTTTTAATGATTTTATCCAATTGAATTCTCAACTATTAAAATTGAGAGTTAAtttgagaaaaatcactataatcaatgattaaattgagtcaaaatcactaTAGTCTAAATCTAACTTAAGTAAAACTACTACAGTTGAGGATTGAATTAGGTATTAATAGAGATAAAATTATGAAACTATCTTAACAAATGATTCAATTGAGTAAACATCAAAGCCTAAttaagcaaaatatatatatatataaatcgtTTAATattaaatcgagaaaaattaTTATAGTCGAGAATTAGTGACACTTTAACGTTTGgttaataaaatgttaaattatctTAGGGTATTTAGATCCATGTGTTTGATTGAAATGGAGCTATGTAGTATGAACCTCTTTTGTTTAGGAGATatcttttataattattttttatattttaataattttaacatattttcatgtatttcaataaatcttaaaattaaaataaataaataagataattGTAACATAGtacatgatttaaaaataattaactaagaacttgaacttgaaaaacAAATTACTTTATAAGTTAACATGacgtaataaaaattaaaataaaatatataattacaaaaataattaaatataatatatatgataaactaacataatatatatatatatatatatatatatatatatatatatatatatatatat
Coding sequences within it:
- the LOC116019822 gene encoding uncharacterized protein LOC116019822: MNIGSYASTMATAPERPQPLHNFFLSQLRWGHNSTANHRFRRRDSHPHPNRHRSVSDGGSDSDLPPPGSQPRFSPSPCSAEKERPPTPREPESERNGVVVIPEEGETRTWNLRPRKASLTASLRSGEMAEAEKSHNHMPKSQRLRGIVEGVGQGQGGHQWLEKKRKLWISLSKEEIEEDVYSLTGSRPARRPKKRPRNVQKLVNNVLPGLYLAGLSVDSYRAHESQM